DNA from Lactobacillus sp. ESL0791:
GGAAGCTGAAATGGTAAAACTTAAGAAGCCAGTTGTCATCGGCATTGCCGGCGGCTCCGGCAGCGGCAAAACCACGATTGCGCATAAAGTGGCCGAGCAGATGAACGCCAACGAACACATCATGATTATGACCCAAGATGCGTACTACAAAGACAACACAGGAATTTCAATGGCAGAACGCATGAAGATTAACTACGATCATCCCGATGCTTTTGACGTTCCCTACTTAACTAAGCAGCTCAACCAGCTTTTACATTATCAGGCAATTGAGCGACCGATTTATGATTTTAAGGCGCATACCAGAAGCAAGCAGACAGAACATATCGAACCTGCCGATATCATCATACTGGAAGGAATTCTGGTCCTGTTTAACAAGAAAATTCGTGACCTGATGGACATCAAGGTTTACGTCGACACCGACGACGATATTCGCTTCATCCGCCGGCTGGAACGCGACATGAACGAGCGCGGACGCTCGCTTGATTCCGTAATTACGCAATACATGGCAACAGTCAAGCCAATGTATAACCAGTTCATCGAACCGACCAAACGTTATGCTGATATTATTATCCCCGAGGGCGGTAAAAACAATGTGGCGATTGACATGCTGACCACCAAAATGCATTCCATCTTAAATCAAAAAGAACAATAGACATTAAAAAAACTGCGGCAGCTGCCGCAGTTTTTTAGTGTAATCTAAGAAATACTCTTCGTTAAGCAATTTTAGGTTTTAAAGTTTTATCAAACAGATTTGTAATTAATTTGACTAAGACACCGTCAAACAATATTGCCGAAATCATGTTGGTGATAAACATGGTTATCTGAACGGTGACGGAAAATGCATACCAGCTGTACATGATGTACGACGAGATAAAAATGCCTAGGCCGGCAAAAAGTGCCCCGGTGAGCACGCTTGCCCACGAAAATTTCTGGTAACGTTCTTTTTTCGGGAAAAAGCCAATTTCGTTGGTTGCTCCCTGAATCAAGCCGGAAATGATTGTTTGCGCGCCCCATTGGCCGCCGATTGCCATTTCAACAATTGATGACAGCACCTCACCAACGGTACCCGAACCGACCGTGGGCACAAAATACATTGCTAGCGGCGCAGCCATCAGCCACAAGCCGGAGAAAACAGTGTCCGTCACTGGAGCAAAACCAGTTGGAACCAGCAATAATTTTATCCAGTTATACGCGCCGTTAAAACCGTAAGTATAAATAATACCCATGATAATTCCAATCAGTGCCACCAAGATAATTGATTTAACATTCCACCTTGAAGATCTCGTAAACATAAAAAACTCCTTCTAATTTTATCAATTAATAAATCAGAAGGAGTTAAATAAATACCATTAAAACACTTCCCTAGCGCAGGTATTGTCCCGTTCAGGTTCCAAGGGTATTGTCTCAGCTTTGGTATTGCACCCCTAGTGATCTATTTTTTATAAATTCAATTTATTATACCACAGTTATCACGGCAGCTTAAAAAAGTTTTAGCCTTTGACCGGTGCCAGCTTTTTCAGCCCTGGCAGACTCATCATTACGATAAAACTGATGATGTAAAGGGCTGACAAGAAACCCATGACCACCGTCAAATTATAGTGATCCATCAGAATGCCAATAACCACCGATGAAAAACCGCCGATTGCCCGGCCGATATTCACGATAATATTATTAGCACTGGACCTGATTTCCGTTGGGTAAAGGCGGCTGATGACCGCACCGTAGCCGCCGAACATTCCGTTGGAAAAGAAACCGACAACTGCCCCAATCAGAAGCAGGGTCACCATGTTAGTTGCCAGGCTCAAAGTATAAACCATGATGGCGGAACCGATTAGGAAGATGCCAAAAGCCCGCCGCGGACCAAAGTAATCAAAGATTGAACCAAAGGTCATCATGCCGATGCTCATCCCAACAATTGTGGCAATCATCCATAAGCTGGAATTGGCAACGTTTAAGTGCAACTGTTTTTGCACAATCGTCGGCAGCCAGTTCATCAAGCCAAAGTAACCGGCAATTTGCACCGTCATCATCAGCATCAGACCAAGACTTTGGAAGGTTAATTTCGGTGTAGCGAACATCTTCTTAGCAACATTAGACAGCAGTGAACCTTTTTCTTCAGAACGCGCAGTCAAAAATTGCGCACTTTCGTGCAGGTGCTTTCTGATAAAGATTGTCAAAACAACCGGTACAATGCCCACCAAAAAGAGCATATGCCAGCCGGCAGTCGGAATCACCCAGGCCGCAATCAGCGCAGCCAAAATCGCACCAACCTGACCGCCGACTGCCGCAATCGAGGTCATTTTCCCAATCTGTTTCTTAGGAAAGCTTTCAGCAATCAAAGCAATACCAACCCCGTATTCACCGCCGGCACCGATACCGGCAAGAAAACGGAGGGCATAAATTAGATAAATATTATTGGCAAAAGCCATGCAGGCCGTTGCCACCGCAAAAATAATTACCGTGTGGCTAAAAGTTTTAACCCGGCCGATTTTATCGCCCAAGATGCCAAAGGCGATACCGCCGACCAGCATTCCCAGGTTGGTAACCGATGAAATCAGACCCGCAGCGCCACCTGACAGGTGCAACTCGGCAATCATCGAACTCATCGCAAACGATAAAAAAAGCACATCCATGTTTTCCAACGCAAAACCTGATGAAGTTGACGCAATGGTCCACTTCTGGTCGTTAGTTAGTACATGATTGTGCTGCTTAGTAGTATCCATATTCAATTCCTCCAAAACGAATGCTCTCTGTCATTCAATTATTTCTTCGAAACTATATTTTACTCGTTTTTTAAATTTTTACAAATATTATTTATATTTAGTTAAATTTACTGAAGCCGGCAAGTCGTTCCGTGGTCATGTCACGAATAATAGCCGTTGCTAGCTTAACCGCATTTCTGAAGTCTTCGTATGCAGTAAAGCAATACGGTGAATGTTCATAACGAACAGGAATGCCAATGACGACGGTTGGTGCCCCGTTTTCATAATACATGGCCGCACCGTCCTGGCCGCCGCCGGTTCTAACGGACCGTGTGTAAGGAATCTTATTTTGGTCGGCCAAGTCACAGACATACTGCTCAAATTTCGGATTCGGCAAAAATGACGTATCCATGTCGCGGATCATTGGTCCCCGCTTTAGGCCTGTCTGGGACAGCCAGGCAGGTGTAAAGGTATCATCCGCTGGACAAGATTCAAGGACAATTCCCAGATCAGGCTTAATCTTTCTCGTGGTCACATAAGCACCGCGCAGGCCGACCTCCTCCTGGCTGGAAAGCGCGCCAACCACGTTAAAATTGGTTTCTTCGCCTTTTAGTTCATCTAAAATAGCGACCATAGCGCCGGCACCAAAGCGGTCATCGAAATCCTTGCCAAAGAAGAGACCATTTTTATCGTTGTATTCGCACTTCACGTCGACAAAAATTGGGCAGCCCGTATCAATCTTGTAATCATTGATCGTTTCTTCGCGCGAACTCGAACCAACATCAATCGACATGTCAGCCACCTCCGGCAGCGTATTGCGCTCGGCCTGGGTCATAAAATGCGGCGGTTTTGTGGCAACGACACCTGGAATATACTCCCCGTCACGGTTACGAACACGCACCCGCAGCGCCGGAATATTATACTTTACCCAGCCGCCAAGCGGAACGAATTTGATCATGCCGCTGGGACGAACAGCCTGGGTGATAAAACCAACCGA
Protein-coding regions in this window:
- the udk gene encoding uridine kinase — encoded protein: MVKLKKPVVIGIAGGSGSGKTTIAHKVAEQMNANEHIMIMTQDAYYKDNTGISMAERMKINYDHPDAFDVPYLTKQLNQLLHYQAIERPIYDFKAHTRSKQTEHIEPADIIILEGILVLFNKKIRDLMDIKVYVDTDDDIRFIRRLERDMNERGRSLDSVITQYMATVKPMYNQFIEPTKRYADIIIPEGGKNNVAIDMLTTKMHSILNQKEQ
- a CDS encoding ECF transporter S component, whose protein sequence is MFTRSSRWNVKSIILVALIGIIMGIIYTYGFNGAYNWIKLLLVPTGFAPVTDTVFSGLWLMAAPLAMYFVPTVGSGTVGEVLSSIVEMAIGGQWGAQTIISGLIQGATNEIGFFPKKERYQKFSWASVLTGALFAGLGIFISSYIMYSWYAFSVTVQITMFITNMISAILFDGVLVKLITNLFDKTLKPKIA
- a CDS encoding MFS transporter is translated as MDTTKQHNHVLTNDQKWTIASTSSGFALENMDVLFLSFAMSSMIAELHLSGGAAGLISSVTNLGMLVGGIAFGILGDKIGRVKTFSHTVIIFAVATACMAFANNIYLIYALRFLAGIGAGGEYGVGIALIAESFPKKQIGKMTSIAAVGGQVGAILAALIAAWVIPTAGWHMLFLVGIVPVVLTIFIRKHLHESAQFLTARSEEKGSLLSNVAKKMFATPKLTFQSLGLMLMMTVQIAGYFGLMNWLPTIVQKQLHLNVANSSLWMIATIVGMSIGMMTFGSIFDYFGPRRAFGIFLIGSAIMVYTLSLATNMVTLLLIGAVVGFFSNGMFGGYGAVISRLYPTEIRSSANNIIVNIGRAIGGFSSVVIGILMDHYNLTVVMGFLSALYIISFIVMMSLPGLKKLAPVKG
- a CDS encoding M42 family metallopeptidase, encoding MQKEQAIEMMKAFSDANSTSGFEEEFVKLFTETVKDLADVEVDGMLNAYAAKKENKPGRPVIQMDAHSDSVGFITQAVRPSGMIKFVPLGGWVKYNIPALRVRVRNRDGEYIPGVVATKPPHFMTQAERNTLPEVADMSIDVGSSSREETINDYKIDTGCPIFVDVKCEYNDKNGLFFGKDFDDRFGAGAMVAILDELKGEETNFNVVGALSSQEEVGLRGAYVTTRKIKPDLGIVLESCPADDTFTPAWLSQTGLKRGPMIRDMDTSFLPNPKFEQYVCDLADQNKIPYTRSVRTGGGQDGAAMYYENGAPTVVIGIPVRYEHSPYCFTAYEDFRNAVKLATAIIRDMTTERLAGFSKFN